In the genome of Xyrauchen texanus isolate HMW12.3.18 chromosome 33, RBS_HiC_50CHRs, whole genome shotgun sequence, one region contains:
- the plbd1b gene encoding phospholipase B-like 1 — protein sequence MYRFTQGFILFILLPATFVKAQQIQRATVFWDDVQRSVVLKENVMEEGGDAFGYFNDSLTISGWGVLELRAGYGKLQENDEIPYFLAGYLEGFLTASQMINHYFNMYPQLIKNHSIMKPLKRFMSEQDSWTRAQVKLYGKSDNPWHHVGLLVAQLDGLHAGAAYWAKSRQEEPLSMFAVQFLNGIGDLLDLIPVLKRRSNSSSDSFRMPGMGHCSALIKMLPGYENLLLGHSSWYTYAASMRIYKHWDFSLKNKHNASSRLSFSSYPGILSSLDDFYLLGTGLFVTQTTNNVFNSSLFSLVTPEALFAWQRVRVAHVLARTGKQWAQIFSKHNSGTYNNQYMVVDLKRVSLGKKIDNWSLTIVEQIPGLVAYSDQSQALRHGYWASYNIPFHSDIYRNSGYAVMWKKYGEDFSYDLCPRAKIFRRDQAKVTNLATLKNIMRYNDYRKDPYSKKHPCKSICCRNDLRLRRPHPGGCYNTKVTDHHMAQMFTVEAVNGPTTQNALPPFSWSHFNQTAHQGLPQTYNFTFITMQPLLVSHIEQAKRSSQDMLIVV from the exons ATGTATCGATTTACACAGggatttattttgtttatcctcctccctgcgaccttcgtaaaggcTCAGC AGATCCAGAGAGCCACAGTGTTTTGGGATGATGTTCAGAGGTCTGTAGTGCTGAAAGAGAATGTGATGGAAGAGGGAGGAGATGCATTCGGTTATTTCAATGATAGTTTAACTATTTCTGGGTGGGGAGTTCTGGAACTGCGGGCTGGTTATGGAAAATTGCAGGAGAACGATGAAATTCCATACTTTTTGGCCGGATACCTCGAAGGGTTCCTTACAGCCTC acAGATGATAAACCATTACTTTAATATGTACCCTCAGCTGATAAAAAATCATAGCATTATGAAACCTTTGAAACGCTTCATGAG TGAACAGGACTCATGGACAAGGGCACAAGTGAAATTATATGGGAAGAGTGATAACCCGTGGCATCATGTGGGACTTCTAGTGGCTCAATTGGATGGACTGCATGCCGGGGCGGCATATTGGGCCAAAAGTAGACAGGAGGAG CCTCTGTCCATGTTTGCGGTTCAGTTCCTCAATGGTATTGGGGATTTGTTAGACTTAATCCCTGTTCTCAAAAGACGTTCCAACTCTTCTTCTGACTCCTTCAGAATGCCAGGCATGGGTCACTGCTCCGCTCTCATTAAG ATGTTACCTGGCTATGAGAATCTACTGCTTGGTCACTCCAGCTGGTATACCTATGCAGCCAGCATGAGAATCTACAAGCACTGGGACTTCAGcctgaaaaataaacataatgccTCCAGCAGACTGTCCTTTAGCAGCTACCCTG GGATCTTGTCTTCTCTGGATGACTTTTATTTGCTGGGAACTGGATTGTTTGTAACTCAGACCACAAACAATGTGTTCAACTCCTCTCTGTTTTCCCTGGTGACGCCAGAGGCTTTGTTTGCATGGCAGAGGGTGCGTGTAGCACATGTGCTAGCCCGCACAGGAAAGCAGTGGGCCCAAATATTTTCCAAGCACAACTCGG GGACCTACAATAACCAGTATATGGTGGTGGACCTCAAGAGGGTTTCACTTGGCAAGAAAATTGACAATTGGAGTTTGACTATTGTGGAACAGATTCCTGGTTTGGTGGCGTACTCAGATCAGTCACAAGCGCTGCGTCATG GTTACTGGGCATCCTACAACATCCCTTTTCACTCAGACATTTACAGAAACAGTGGTTATGCTGTGATGTGGAAAAAGTATGGGGAAGACTTCTCCTATGACCTCTGTCCACGTGCTAAGATTTTTCGCAGGGACCAGGCTAAAGTAACTAACCTGGCCACCTTGAAAAATATTATGAGGTACAACG ATTACAGAAAAGACCCATATTCGAAGAAGCACCCATGTAAATCCATCTGTTGTCGTAATGATTTGAGACTCCGGCGACCTCATCCAGGAGGCTGTTATAATACTAAG GTCACAGATCATCACATGGCCCAAATGTTTACAGTCGAAGCTGTGAACGGACCCACTACTCAGAATGCTCTTCCACCTTTCTCTTGGAGTCATTTCAATCAGACAGCTCATCAAGGGCTCCCTCAGACCTACAACTTCACATTCATCACCATGCAGCCCCTACTCGTTTCTCATATAGAGCAAGCCAAGAGATCTAGCCAGGACATGCTAATAGTAGTCTAG